The Cryptosporangium phraense genomic interval CGGCTGGCGTATCTGTCCGAGGCCAATGCGCGGATCGATGCGCTCACCGAGCAGCACTCGCTCGTCGCTCTCCTCACCGACTGACGACCCGCCGCTCCTCCAGCGGCCATCCCACGCGGGCGTACCGGAATACATCCGGAACGCCCGCTCCGTCATGCGCCGAATCCCTGGCTACCCGAAAGGATCCCCGACCCATGACCATCCCTCGTCCCATTCCACCCCCGCTGGCATTCAGACTCATCCCGTTACTGATCGAGCCCACTCTCATCGGCTTGCTCCTCGCCGGCCGCGCGTTCCCCGCCGCGCTCGTCTGCATTGGTCTGCTGCCGGTCTTCAGCGTCGTGCAGCTGCGGACTCTGCGCCGGCTCGACGAATTTCGCGGGCGCGTGGACGCGCTGGAGAGCGAGCTCGCCGACGCCTACACCGATCCGGTCACCGGTCTCTACGCCCGATCGGTCGCCGAGCAATACCTGGCAGACCGGACGGGCTCGGTGCTGACGGTTGCGGTCGTCGACGTGGACGACTTGCACGGTATCAACGCCACTTACGGCCATGAAGGCGGCGACGTCTACCTGGCGACGATCGCCCAGCGACTCAAGACCGTCGCCGGCGGACAGCTCGCTGCACGGCTCGGTGGCGACGAGTTCGTTCTCGTCACCGACGAAGGCCCGCATGCGCTCGCGCGCGCCATCAGCCAGATCTGCGAGCCTCCAGCGCGCGTTGGCAGTGCACGCGTGCCGATCCGCGTGAGCGTCGGCATCACTCACACCAGCGGCGGCGACTCGTCGACCGCTCTCGGGCAGGCCGACCGAGCGATGTTCACCGCCAAACGGCGCGGCGGCGGTGTCCAGATCTACGACCCCGGCCGCGACGGCCACGCCAGCCCGTCCGAAGCCCGCCCGGCGTCGCGTCGCCGCGACTCCCCGCCAGCCCGTCACTGCGTCGCCGAGTGATAGCGCGGCCCCGATACGACGCAGCCGACTCCAACCCTTGCGTCACCCTCGAAAGGAGCTGAGTGCCGTGTGCACTTCCCCCGTCCCCGTGATGGTCCTCCGCTGCCTGTACCTTCGCGCCGGCGCGAAACTGAACACACAGAACGCCGCCGTAGTGATTCGGCGGCTCTGCCAGAGCGCAACCGTCGATGAGCTCCACACGCTGCTGAGCCGCAATCTGATCGCGGCTGCTCTGCCCGACGCCGTCTCCGCCTGGACCGAAGTCCACATAGCCGGCCACGCCTCTGAGCTCCGCACCGTCGCAGAGGAGACGCTCCTATCCGGTCTCGACCGCCTGGCGGACTCCCTGACCCGGGAAGACGTCAATCGCTTCAGCTTCGGCCCGCCCGAACCTTTCGGCGTCACGTGCTACTCCACCGGTGGCTTGAGCATCGGTGAGCCACCGACGATCTCTTACAGCGACTGGGATCTCATCCTCGGCGACGACGTCTACCCCGCTACTTGGGCGGAGCAAATCGCCGCGGCCTCGGGGATCCTCACGCTCGATGGCAACGGCCCGGTCATGGCCATATGCATGTTGCGAGTCAGGGAGTGACCAGCCGCCGGCCGCTGTCGCGCGGGCCGCCGCATGACGTCCGCTCCGACCCTCTCGTTTTGGCCGTCGCTCGGCCACCTCCGCGCGGAATCCGCGCGCACCCGGGCGCGGCCGTCTGCCGTGCCCGATCTTCCACGTCCGAAGAAAGGGATCTCGCAATGTACGAGCACCACAGCCGACGCCTCCCCAGCGGACCCCGGCTCGCCGCACCATCCGTCGCGATCGTCGGAGGAAGCCTCGTCGGCCCTGCGGTGGAACTCTGCCTACGCCGCTTGGGCATCGCCGATGTCGTCACCTACGAGGCGCTACCGGCCGCGCTCTCCCAGAGCGGCGGCGTCATGGGTCTGCGGCACGACACGATCAACCTGCTCGCCGCGCTCGGTGTCGACGTCGACGCGATCACCGCTCTCAGCGACAGCGCCGTGCACGCTTACGACCTGACTGCCGACGGCCCCGTCGAACGTGGCTCCTCCCTGTTCCCTGGCGTCGTCACCTCCTGGGACGCTCTCCACGGCGAACTGCGAAGGCTCTGCGATGTGCGCACCAGCCACCGCCTGACCGCCCTCGACGAGGTCGACGGCCGCTGGCGCCTCCGCTTCGCCAACCAGCCCGACGCCTTCGCCGACGTTGTGCTCTTCGCCGACGGCCGACACTCCACCGGCCGGGCCCTACTCGACCCGACCCGGCCGCTGCACTACAACGGCTACATCGTCTGGCGCGGCCTCGCGCCCGCGCCGACGCCGTTCCCTCGCGGATTCGAGCGCTACTACGACGCCGCCCACGGCCGCCTGTTTTCCCGCACCGCACCGCTTCGGCAATCCGGGCTCTGCTACTGGGAGCTCAGCCACGAACTGCCCGCGCGCATCTACACCGAGATCGCCGGGGCTGGCCCCACCGAGCGGGCGTTCATCCTCCCCGACCGCATCGACGACCACGCGCGCGCCGCGATCCGCGAAGCCGCCCGGTACCTGCCCGGTAGCTTCGCTGACCTGATCGAGCAGTCCGAAGTTGCTGGAATCCCGGTCAACGAC includes:
- a CDS encoding GGDEF domain-containing protein: MTIPRPIPPPLAFRLIPLLIEPTLIGLLLAGRAFPAALVCIGLLPVFSVVQLRTLRRLDEFRGRVDALESELADAYTDPVTGLYARSVAEQYLADRTGSVLTVAVVDVDDLHGINATYGHEGGDVYLATIAQRLKTVAGGQLAARLGGDEFVLVTDEGPHALARAISQICEPPARVGSARVPIRVSVGITHTSGGDSSTALGQADRAMFTAKRRGGGVQIYDPGRDGHASPSEARPASRRRDSPPARHCVAE